AGCGTGGTCAACACGGTTCTCTTGCGCGCCCTGCCCTACCGCGACCCCGGCGCGCTCGTGTCGATCGAGCATTTCTATCCGTCGCTCAACAGCATGGAAGCGCCGATCTCGGCGGCGGGTTTTCGCGACTATCGTGACAAGACCAGCAGCTTCGAGTCGGTCGCCGTCGAGGCGAACTTCGGCGCGAATCTGACCGGTGCCGGCGGGGACGCCGAACGTGTGCCGGGCGAGCGCGTTTCCGGCGACTGGTTCCACGTCCTCGGCGTGGCGCCGCAGGCGGGACGAGTGATCCAACGCGCCGACGACGAACCGGGACACGAGCACGTCGTCGTCATCACCGATGGACTGTGGACGCGCCTCTTCGCAAGAAAGCCGTCGACGGTGGGCTCGTCGATCGAATTGAACGGCGAGTCGTATCGGATCATCGGCGTCATGCCGCCGGGTTTCCGGGGATTCTTCTCGCGAACCGCCGATCTATACGTTCCGCTCGCCCTGGCTCCGGCCGCATTCAACAACGGCTATACGAACGAGTATCTCAACTCCGTCGCGCGTCTCAAGGCCGGGGTGCCGCCCGATCGCGCCCAGGCGGAGATGAAGCTGTTCGCGGAGAATCTCAAGAAGGCGAACCCGAACAACTTCTCGCCGACGTGGACGCTCAAGGTCCGCACGCTCGACGATCTCACGACTGGCCGGATTCGTCCCGCCCTGCTGGTGCTTCTCGGCGCGGTGGGCTTCGTGCTGTTGATCGCGTGCGCGAACGTCGCCAACCTGCTCCTCGCGCGCGCCGCGATTCGCATCAAGGAGATCGCGATTCGCGCCGCGTTGGGCGCCGACCGCGCGTCGCTGGTACGGCAGCTCCTGACGGAAAGCGTGATGCTCGCGCTCGGCGGCGGCGTCCTGGGGCTCGGGCTCGCACGCTGGAGCGTCGCGTCGCTGGTCGCGCTGAATCCGAATCTGCCGCGCGCCGGCGAAGTCGGCGTGGACTGGCACGTAATGGTGTTCACGCTCGGGTTGTCGGTCGCCACGGGTTTGCTGTTCGGTCTCGCGCCGGCGTTGCAGACGTCGCACACGAACCTTCAGGAAACGCTCAAAGACGGCAGCCGCAGCGGCGCGGCGGATTTCGCCGGCCGAAACCTGCGGCGCGGGCTCGTGATCGCCGAAGTGGCGCTGTCACTCACGCTGCTCGCCGGCGCCGGCTTGCTCATCAAGAGCGTGGCGCGCCTGCAGGGCGTCGATCCCGGATTCGATCCGCACAACGTGCTCGTGTTCAACCTCAATCTTCCGCGCGTGAAGTACAACACGGACACGGCGCAGATTCTCTTTCAGCAGCAGTT
This genomic stretch from Gemmatimonadaceae bacterium harbors:
- a CDS encoding ABC transporter permease, producing the protein MDALLRDIGYSFRRLRKSPVFTAIVLVTLALGIGANTAIFSVVNTVLLRALPYRDPGALVSIEHFYPSLNSMEAPISAAGFRDYRDKTSSFESVAVEANFGANLTGAGGDAERVPGERVSGDWFHVLGVAPQAGRVIQRADDEPGHEHVVVITDGLWTRLFARKPSTVGSSIELNGESYRIIGVMPPGFRGFFSRTADLYVPLALAPAAFNNGYTNEYLNSVARLKAGVPPDRAQAEMKLFAENLKKANPNNFSPTWTLKVRTLDDLTTGRIRPALLVLLGAVGFVLLIACANVANLLLARAAIRIKEIAIRAALGADRASLVRQLLTESVMLALGGGVLGLGLARWSVASLVALNPNLPRAGEVGVDWHVMVFTLGLSVATGLLFGLAPALQTSHTNLQETLKDGSRSGAADFAGRNLRRGLVIAEVALSLTLLAGAGLLIKSVARLQGVDPGFDPHNVLVFNLNLPRVKYNTDTAQILFQQQLQPKLNAIAGVKAAGVTSVIPFGGGWSTASFTIEGLIVPPGQNGPWGDIRIVSPRFFEAMRIPLKKGRYFDDNDRQGGPQVAIIDEQFVKKYFPHADPIGKRITFGARRGSTDSTWITIVGVVGHAAHEGLDAEPRIQYYFPTTQSGIGNMTVAVRTTGNPTALLSAAREAVHSIDRNLPLAAVNTMDRLVETSVGQRKLSMMLLGLFSLIAVVLASIGIYGVMSYSVTQRSRELGIRMALGAARSRVLGLVVGQGMALAGIGVAIGLVAAFALTRFLSNQLFSVGATDPVTFTIVSVLLVAVAFLATLVPAMRATRVDPVVALREE